In Rhizobium indicum, the following proteins share a genomic window:
- a CDS encoding GMC oxidoreductase — MSEIVYDSLVIGSGAAGSFAVKELTTQGLSVLLLEAGPTVGPKDFDPARKKAPASSINIWERARATLKGQPIQARAAFFTERFSHFFVNDRKNPYTTPKGEPFLWIRGRQGGGRLHSFGRVLLRWTDDDFKIRSRAGKGVDWPVSYDELAPFYDEVETYLGLYGNKDNVATLPDGVYAKPASLTPAEQIFKQAVESRWPERHVVSWRYIAPDADRMPRPLREAKATGELTILYDAVVRRITTDEKTGRATGAEYIDRNTGAVSTARAATVVLSASPIESVRLLLNSASAKHPDGLGNSSGALGRYFMDQLPCLAFGSFSKAKGWAPDDSAPTDPFYNPSGGIFIPRFGEGDAARGDFDYQGSVGRAPVSGDTDARLAFFGFGRMLPYADNRITLDLRRKDAWNIPVPHIRCVMQEEEQALLRRQEETLIAMIKEIGGDLEFIGSPTGLKEMGKGAFPEADAFSRFMFRKWFRKTMCMGAAIHETGGARMGENRQASVLNPYNQVWDAPNLIVTDASAFPGSGIAGTTLTVMALTIRACRNLVDQFRTGRL; from the coding sequence ATGTCTGAGATCGTCTATGATTCGCTGGTGATCGGCTCCGGCGCGGCGGGTTCCTTTGCGGTAAAGGAACTGACGACACAGGGGTTGTCGGTGCTGCTGCTCGAGGCCGGCCCCACCGTCGGACCGAAGGATTTCGATCCCGCGCGCAAGAAGGCGCCGGCAAGCAGTATCAATATCTGGGAGCGTGCGCGGGCCACTCTCAAGGGCCAGCCGATCCAGGCGCGCGCAGCGTTTTTCACCGAGCGCTTCAGCCACTTCTTCGTCAACGACCGCAAGAATCCCTATACGACGCCGAAGGGCGAACCCTTCCTCTGGATCCGCGGCCGCCAGGGCGGCGGGCGCCTCCACAGTTTCGGCCGGGTGCTGCTGCGCTGGACCGACGACGACTTCAAGATCCGATCGCGCGCCGGAAAGGGCGTGGACTGGCCGGTCTCCTATGACGAACTGGCGCCTTTCTACGACGAAGTCGAGACCTATCTCGGGCTCTACGGCAATAAGGACAACGTCGCCACGCTGCCGGACGGCGTCTATGCGAAGCCGGCAAGCCTGACGCCCGCCGAACAGATCTTCAAGCAGGCGGTCGAAAGCCGCTGGCCGGAAAGGCACGTCGTCTCCTGGCGTTACATCGCGCCTGACGCCGACCGGATGCCGCGACCGCTGCGAGAAGCAAAGGCGACCGGTGAGCTGACCATCCTCTACGACGCCGTCGTTCGCCGTATCACCACGGATGAGAAGACCGGCCGCGCCACCGGCGCGGAATACATCGATCGCAACACGGGTGCGGTATCGACGGCTCGCGCCGCGACGGTGGTGCTTTCCGCCTCGCCGATAGAGAGCGTGCGGCTGCTGTTGAATTCGGCTTCGGCGAAACATCCGGATGGGCTCGGCAACAGCTCGGGCGCTCTCGGTCGCTATTTCATGGACCAGCTGCCGTGCCTCGCCTTCGGGTCTTTTTCCAAGGCGAAGGGCTGGGCGCCCGACGACTCCGCGCCGACCGACCCATTCTACAATCCGTCGGGCGGGATCTTCATTCCCCGTTTCGGCGAGGGCGACGCCGCCCGCGGCGATTTCGACTACCAGGGAAGCGTCGGCCGCGCGCCGGTCTCCGGGGACACCGATGCGCGTCTCGCCTTCTTCGGTTTCGGCCGCATGCTGCCCTATGCCGACAACCGCATCACGCTCGATCTGAGGCGCAAGGATGCCTGGAATATTCCCGTGCCGCATATCCGCTGCGTCATGCAGGAGGAGGAGCAGGCGCTGCTCAGAAGGCAGGAGGAGACGTTGATCGCCATGATCAAGGAGATTGGCGGCGACCTCGAATTCATCGGCTCGCCCACCGGCCTCAAGGAAATGGGCAAGGGCGCCTTTCCCGAAGCCGATGCCTTCAGCCGCTTCATGTTCCGCAAGTGGTTCCGCAAAACCATGTGCATGGGCGCCGCAATCCATGAGACGGGCGGCGCGCGCATGGGCGAAAACCGGCAAGCTTCTGTGCTCAACCCCTACAACCAGGTCTGGGATGCCCCGAACCTCATCGTCACCGACGCCAGCGCCTTCCCCGGCAGCGGCATCGCCGGCACGACGCTCACCGTCATGGCCCTGACGATCCGCGCCTGTCGGAATCTTGTCGACCAATTCAGGACAGGACGGCTATAG